Below is a genomic region from Escherichia ruysiae.
GGAAACCAACGGCCATGTAGCGGTAAAAGCCTGGCAGGCGCTGGGCGAGATCACCGGGCGTGAACATACTCATCTGGCGCTACACAAAGAGGATGAGAAGATTCGCTTTCGCGATATTCAGGCGCAACCACGTAAAATCATTTCCAGCCCCACCTGGTCCGGTCTGGAAAGCGATCACGTCTCCTATAACGCGGGATACACCAACGTTCACGAGTTAATTCCGTGGCGCACGCTGTCGGGACGCCAGCAGCTCTATCAGGATCATCCCTGGATGCGCGCCTTTGGTGAAAGTCTGGTGGCTTATCGCCCGCCTATCGACACCCGCAGTGTCAGTGACATGCGTCAGATCCCGCCAAACGGCTTCCCGGAAAAAGCACTTAACTTCCTGACGCCGCACCAGAAATGGGGCATTCACTCTACCTACAGTGAAAACCTGCTAATGCTGACGCTCTCGCGCGGCGGGCCGATTGTCTGGATCAGCGAAACCGATGCCCGCGAACTGACCATTGTTGATAACGACTGGGTGGAAGTGTTTAACGCCAACGGTGCGCTGACGGCTCGTGCGGTAGTCAGTCAGCGAGTGCCGCCGGGCATGACCATGATGTATCACGCTCAGGAACGCATTATGAATATCCCCGGTTCAGAAGTGACCGGAATGCGCGGCGGTATTCACAACTCAGTCACCCGCGTTTGCCCGAAACCGACGCATATGATTGGCGGTTACGCGCAACTGGCCTGGGGCTTTAACTACTACGGCACCGTCGGCTCGAACCGCGATGAGTTCATCATGATCCGTAAGATGAAAAACGTTAACTGGCTGGACGATGAAGGTCGCGATCAGGTACAGGAGGCGAAAAAATGAAAATACGTTCGCAAGTCGGCATGGTGCTTAACCTCGATAAATGTATCGGCTGCCACACCTGTTCGGTGACCTGTAAAAACGTCTGGACCGGGCGCGAAGGCATGGAGTACGCATGGTTTAACAACGTCGAAACCAAACCGGGCATTGGTTATCCGAAAAACTGGGAAGATCAGGAAGAGTGGCAAGGCGGCTGGGTACGTGATGTGAATGGCAAGATCCGCCCTCGCCTGGGCAGCAAGATGGGCGTAATAACTAAAATCTTCGCCAACCCGGTGATACCGCAGATTGACGACTACTACGAACCTTTCACCTTCGACTACGAACATTTGCATAGCGCGCCGGAAGGTAAACACATTCCCACTGCCCGCCCACGTTCGCTGATTGACGGCAAACGGATGGACAAAGTGATCTGGGGGCCAAACTGGGAAGAATTGCTGGGCGGCGAGTTTGAAAAACGCGCCCGCGACCGCAACTTCGAAGCCATGCAAAAGGAGATGTACGGTCAGTTTGAAAACACTTTCATGATGTACCTGCCGCGCCTTTGCGAACACTGCCTCAACCCCAGCTGCGTGGCGACCTGCCCCAGCGGCGCTATCTACAAACGCGAAGAAGACGGCATTGTGCTGATCGATCAGGATAAATGTCGTGGCTGGCGCTTGTGCATTAGCGGTTGTCCGTACAAAAAAATCTACTTCAACTGGAAAAGCGGCAAGTCGGAAAAATGCATCTTCTGTTATCCGCGAATTGAGTCCGGTCAGCCCACGGTCTGCTCCGAAACCTGCGTGGGGCGCATTCGTTATCTTGGTGTACTGCTCTACGACGCCGACCGCATCGAGGAAGCAGCGAGCACCGAGCGCGAAGTTGATCTCTATGAACGCCAGTGCGAAGTGTTCCTCGATCCGCACGATCCATCAGTGATCGAAGAAGCCCTGAAACAAGGTATCCCGCAAAACGTGATTGAGGCAGCCCAGCGTTCACCGGTTTACAAAATGGCAATGGACTGGAAACTGGCGCTACCGTTGCACCCGGAATATCGCACCCTGCCGATGGTCTGGTACGTGCCGCCGCTGTCGCCGATTCAGTCTTACGCCGACGCGGGCGGACTGCCCAAAAGCGAAGGCGTACTTCCCGCCATCGAAAGCCTGCGTATTCCGGTGCAATACCTCGCCAATATGTTGAGTGCGGGCGATACCGGCCCTGTACTGCGGGCGCTGAAACGGATGATGGCAATGCGCCACTATATGCGTTCGCAAACCGTAGAAGGTGTAACTGATACCCGCGCGATCGACGAAGTCGGGCTGAGCGTCGCCCAGGTGGAAGATATGTATCGCTATCTCGCTATCGCCAACTATGAAGATCGGTTTGTCATTCCGACCAGTCATCGGGAAATGGCGGGCGACGCCTTCGGTGAACGCAACGGCTGCGGCTTTACTTTTGGCGACGGTTGCCACGGCTCTGATACTAAATTCAATCTGTTCAACAGTAGCCGGATCGATGCTATCGACATTACCGAAGTACGCAATAAAGCGGAGGGGGAATAATGCAAATCCTCAAAGTGATTGGCCTGTTGATGGAGTATCCGGACGAGCTGCTATGGGAGAACAAAGACGACGCGCTGGCGCTGATTCGCCACGACGCGCCGATGCTCACCGATTTCACCTGCGACCTGCTTAATGCGCCGCTGTTGGATAAACAGGCTGAATGGTGTGAAGTGTTTGACCGTGGACGTACCACCTCGCTGCTGCTATTTGAACATGTTCATGCCGAGTCACGCGATCGCGGTCAGGCAATGGTGGATCTGCTGGCGGAGTATGAAAAAGTCGGCCTGCAACTAAATTGTCGCGAGTTGCCTGATTATCTGCCTTTGTATCTGGAGTATTTAAGTGTGCTACCCGACAACCAGGCTAAAGAAGGTTTGCTCAACGTTGCGCCAATCCTCGCCCTGCTCGGCGGGCGCTTAAAACAACGTGAGGCGCCGTGGTATCCGTTGTTTGACGCCCTGCTGCATCTGGCGGGAAGTACACTCTCAAGTGACAGTGTCACAAAACAGATACGCAGCGAGGAGCGCGACGACACCCGTCAGGCACTGGATGCCGTGTGGGAAGAGGAACAGGTGAAGTTTATTGAAGATAACGCCACGGCGTGTGACAGCTCGCCGCTTAATCAATATCAGCGACGCTTTAGTCAGGATGTCGCACCGCAGTATGTGGACATCAGTGCGGGAGGTGGGAAATGATTCAGTATCTGAACGTCTTTTTTTACGATATCTACCCGTACTTGTGTGGCACGGTTTTTATCCTCGGAAGCTGGTTGCGCTACGATTACGGGCAGTACACCTGGCGTGCCTCCTCAAGCCAGATGTTGGATAAACGCGGAATGGTGCTGTGGTCGAACTTGTTCCATATCGGTATTCTGGGGATCTTCTTCGGTCATCTGTTCGGCATGTTAACGCCGCACTGGATGTACGCGTGGTTCCTTCCGGTGGCGGTAAAACAGCAGATGGCGATGATCCTCGGCGGTATTTGCGGGGTGTTGACGCTGATTGGCGGTGCGGGGCTGCTGGTGCGTCGTTTAACAAATCCGCGTATCAGGGCGACGTCTTCTGGTGCGGATATCCTGATCCTCGCCATTTTGTTAATTCAGTGCATTCTTGGGTTAACCACCATACCCTTTTCAGCACAACATCCGGACGGCAGTGAAATGATGAAGCTGGTGGGATGGGCGCAAAGCATCGTCACTTTCCAGGGCGGCGCATCGACGCATCTTGATGGCGTAGCATATATCTTCCGCGTTCATCTGGTGTTGGGAATGACCATCTTCCTGCTCTTCCCGTTCACCCGACTGGTGCATGTATGGAGCGCACCGTTTGAGTACTTTACCCGCAGGTATCAGATTGTGCGCTCACGGCGATAATTCTCATGCCGGCCGGATAGCCTTTCGCTCTCCGGCCGATTGCAGGCTATGATAGTTCTCCAGCCACAGGAGAACAGTAATGAAACCGCAGATTTACCACGTCGATGCTTTTACCTCTCAACCGTTTCGCGGCAATTCTGCCGGTGTTGTATTCCCTGCCGATAATCTTAGCGAAGCGCAAATGCAACTTATCGCCCGCGAGTTAGGCCATTCGGAAACGGCTTTTCTGCTGCGCAGTGACGACAGCGATGTACACATTCGCTACTTTACGCCAATGGTTGAAGTGCCAATTTGCGGTCACGCGACGGTAGCAGCGCACTATGTACGTTCAAAGGTATTGGGTTTGGGAAATTGCACCGTCTGGCAAACATCGTTGGCGGGAAAGCACCGTGTCACTATCGAAAAACAAAACGGTGATTATCGTATTTCTCTGGAGCAAGGCACGCCGGGCTTTGAACCGCCGCTGGAAGGTGAAGCTCGCGCGGCAATTATCAACGCGCTCCATCTCACTGAAGACGATATTTTGCCAGGCTTGCCAATTCAGGTGGCAACCACAGGACACTCAAAAGTGATGATTCCGCTGAAACCGGAAGTGGATATCGACGCCCTTTCGCCTGACCTTGCTGCGCTGACCGCTATCAGTAAACAGATTGGCTGCAATGGTTTCTTCCCCTTCCAGATCCGCCCAGGCAAAAATGAAACCGATGGTCGCATGTTCTCGCCGGCGATTGGTATTGTGGAAGATCCGGTGACCGGCAATGCCAATGGCCCAATGGGCGCATGGTTAGTGCATCACAACGTATTGCCCCACGATGGCAACGTGTTGCGTGTTAAAGGCCATCAGGGGCGAGCTCTGGGGCGTGACGGCGTGATTGATGTGACAGTGACTATTCGGGACAACCAACCGGAGAAAGTCACCATTTCTGGCACAGCGGTGATTTTGTTTCATGCCGAATGGGCCATTGATCTCTGAAACCGTTGCCGGTCCCAATTGCCTGATGCGCTTCGCTTATCAGACCTACAAGCGTGAATCTGTTGGCTAATTTAGGCCGGATAAGGCGTTTACGCCGCATCCGGCACAAACTATTTCCCTGCCTCCGGATGTGTGTCGAACGCTGCCATCACCAGTGCCAGTTCATCCACGGTAAACCCATGTTTCGCATCATCCACGCCCAGCCCAAATTGTTCCTGCATCACGGCATATAACGACGCCACATCCGATAGATTCCGCTGATCCACCGCGTGCCCATTTTCATAATGGGTGAAATGGAAATTGGTCAGCGTCAGCTTGCCACCGTCCGGCAAATGGCGGCACATCAACAGATGATGGCGAAAATGCGACTGCGGCCAGTGCGCCGACCAGAAATTGCCCATCACATAATCACTTTGTTGCTGCTCGCAGAGATCAAAACGGTACATCGACTGCCAGTGCTGATGATGATTAAACTGCAAAACCCAGTTATCACCCTCCTGCAACAACCGATACTCTCCGTGTGGCGTGGTTTGCGCGATATCCGGCACTAAACGGATTGGCGCGGTCAGCGTCTGACCACCAAAACCGACGTCGGCAATCCATTGTTCACCCTCCAGTTCTACTAACAACAGACGGTGCGTGCGCGGCGGCAACGATGGTGGGTTAGATAACACCACGCGACCTAACAAACTGCGAACGTTAAATCCCAGCTCACGTAACACTCGCTCAAACACACCATTCTGCTCAAAACAGTAACCGCCACGTCGCGCAGTCACCAGCTTCTCTTCAAGCGATTGATCATCAAGCTGGATTTCTCTCGGCAGCAAAACGTCGAGATTTTCAAATGGAATAGTGCAATTGTGTTTCAGGTGTAATGCTCGTAGCGTATCGATATTGACCGCAGCAGCACCCGTCCAGCGAATACGGGCAAAATAGTGATTCAGAATGGGCGTCATCAGGCGTTTCCCTTAGTGGTTTTCTCAATTTATAACCTGGAATGGACGCCACACCGGCTATTTTGTGCGATCGCGGACAAGCATCACGTTCGCAAATCGCCAATCCCGTTAATTTCGTTACTTATTGCGTTACGAGCTACGCTTTTAAAACCACTTTCTTAGCGAGGCGATACCGTGAGCCAATTTATTCCCGTTGAGTTGCATCATGCCAGCCGTCTGTTAAACCACGGCCCTACCGTCCTGATCACCAGTTTCGATGAGCAATCCCAGCGACGTAACATTATGGCTGCGGCCTGGTCGATGCCCGTGGAGTTCGAACCACCACGCGTGGCAATTGTGGTCGATAAATCGACATGGTCACGGGAGTTGATTGAACGTAGTGGCATGTTTGGCATTGTGATCCCAGGCGTCGCAGCAACAAACTGGACGTGGGCAGTGGGCAGCATTTCTGGGCGTGATGAAGATAAGTTTAACTGTTATGGCATTCCGGTTGTGAAAGGTCCGGTGCTTGGCTTGCCGGTGGTCGAAAAGAAATGTCTGGCATGGATGGAGTGCCGCTTGCTTCCCGCGACTTCTGCGCAAGAAAAATACGACACGCTGTTTGGCGAAGTGGTATCAGCAGCGGCAGACGCTCGTGTTTTTGTCGAAGGCCGCTGGCAATTTGATGACGATAAACTCAATACGCTACATCATTTAGGCGCTGGCACCTTTGTTACCAGCGGCAAGCGTGTTACGGCTGGTTAAGCAATTACATGCTGTAACCGGGTTTCTTTATCAAAGTCTCCATTTGGGGCGCGATTTCGGCGTCCCAGACAGCTTGCCACGATTCCGGTTGTATCTGGTGTAGGGCAATGCTTATCGAACTTTCTTTACTGTTCAGATGGCGAATAATGACGTCGGTAATCTCCGCCGCCAGTGCCGTTTTTTGTTGTTCATCCAGTTCACGGGGAAAACATTTAATGTCTATGTGCGGCATTGTTGTGCTCCTTTTTAAAGACTGCCAGCAAATTTAGCACAAGCCGAAAACGTCATGTGTTATTTGATGCGAAATGATGTGCGATATATACGCCGTCACTTTAATAACATACATATACTATTAGCTTCCGCGCCAATAAGCACCCGTCCTGTAACATACAGAATCTATTCTTTATTTATTATCATATTAAGAAGATTCACGACATCCAGCTTGCTGATTTATTAATGCCAATTATAGTTATTCTTGCCCTCAATCATAATTTTCAATCGTAATATCCTTTCTTTTATAAAGTCTTTCTGGAGACACTTGCGATGCAGCTTAACCATATTGCTAAAAGTCTGCTAGTCATGGGATTATTCACAACAAGTTCACTTCCTCTCATCGCAGCAGAAGCGCCCAAAGAGGCCTCCGCTGCCACCCAACAAGCGAATAACGCACTTTATAGTCAATTGCCGTTTTCCGATAACAGCGATTTTGCTGATGCTCATAAAGGTTTTATTGCTCCTTTACCTCAGGAAGTGATTAAGGGTGAACAAGGGAATGTAATCTGGAACCCACAGCAATATTCTTTTATCAAAGAAGGCGATAAAGCACCTGATACTGTCAATCCAAGTTTATGGCGTCAGGCGCAACTGATAAATATCAGCGGCTTATTTGAAGTGACTGAAGGCGTCTATCAGATTCGCAATCTCGATTTATCAAATATGACCATCATTGAAGGTAAAGAAGGTATTACCGTTGTTGATCCACTGGTTTCAGCAGAAACAGCTAAAGTTGGCATGGATCTTTATTATAAAAATCGCGGTCAAAAACCAGTGGTGGCGGTTATCTACACGCACAGTCATGTCGATCACTACGGCGGCGTTCGCGGTGTGGTTGATGAAGCTGACGTTAAGTCAGGAAAAACAAAAATTTATGCGCCAGCCGGATTTTTAGAAGAGGCTGTTTCAGAAAATATTATGGCTGGCAATGTAATGAGCCGTCGAGCCAGTTATATGTACGGTAATTTGTTGAAACCTGATGCTAAAGGTCAGGTCGGCGCTGGGCTGGGAACAACGACCTCAGCCGGAACGGTTACATTGATTGCCCCTACCAACTACATCACCAAAACCGGACAAAAAGAGACTATCGACGGGCTGACCTATGATTTTTTGATGGCGCCCGGTTCCGAAGCACCTTCCGAAATGCTGTGGTTTATTGAAGAAAAGAAACTGATCGAAACCGCAGAAGATGTCACGCACACCCTCCACAACACCTATTCTCTGCGTGGTGCCAAAATTCGTCAACCTCTCCCGTGGTCTAAATACATCAACGAAGCCCTCAATCTGTGGGGCGATAAAGCGGAGATTATTCTTGCCCAGCATCACTGGCCAACCTGGGGTAACGATAACGTTGTCAAACTGCTAAAAAGCCAACGCGATTTGTACCGTTATATCAACGATCAAACGCTACGCATGGCGAATCAGGGGCTGACTCGTGATGAAATTGCCGCAAACTTCAAATTGCCCTCTTCACTTGCTAACACCTGGGCGAATCGCGGTTATTACGGTTCAGTGAGCCATGATGTGAAAGCAACTTATGTGCTTTATCTTGGCTGGTTTGATGGTAACCCCGCGACTCTTGATGAACTGCCACCAGAAGAAGCCGCTAAAAAATTCGTGGAGTATATGGGCGGTGCTGATGCCATTTTACAAAAAGCCAAACAGGATTATGACCAGGGAAATTTCCGCTGGGTTGCCCAGGTTGTCAGTAAGGTGGTGTTTGCCGATCCAAACAACCAGGCTGCAAGGAATCTGGAAGCCGATGCGCTTGAACAGTTAGGCTACCAGGCCGAATCCGGGCCGTGGCGTAATTTTTATCTCACTGGCGCACAGGAATTACGCAATGGTGTGCAAAAACTGCCTACGCCAAATACAGCCAGTCCTGACACCGTTCGTGCCATGACGCCGGAAATGTTCTTTGATTATCTTGCTGTGCATATAAATGGCGAGAAAGCGGCAGACGCTAAAGCAGTATTGAATTTTGATTTCGGTGAAGATGGCGGCACTTATAAAGTGGAACTGGAGAACGGTGTGCTCAATCACACGGCTGATACGCAAGCCTCTGACGCCGATGCGACTATCACCCTCTCCCGCGATGTCCTGAATAAAATCATCCTGAAGGAAGAGACATTAAAAGAAGCCACGGATAAAGGCGAAGTAAAAATCACTGGAAATGAGGAAAAACTCAACGAACTGTTAGGTTATATGGACAACTTTGAATTCTGGTTCAATATTGTAACGCCATAATTTTCGTGTAAGTCGGGCAGGTTCCCTGCCCTTTTGGGGTTATAAACAAACATGTATTCTGACAAAAGAAAACACCCTCATTATTCATGGAAAAACCGCCAGGATATGGTTATTCGCGGTATGGCGATTAGCCTGCCGTGGTTTGCGTTGATTAACATCAGTTTTTCATCGTTGGTTTTGCTTCGAGGGGTATTGTTTAATGAAGGCACGACTCCATGGTTTAATGAGAAAAATCTTGTACATACGATTGATATTTCATCATTAGGTATTCTGCTAATCAGTGGTCTTTTATTAGTTAGCCCACGCAACAAAGTACAGTACATTCAGCAGTTATTGGTTATTCTAAGCCTACTATGGTCATGGTGTTGTTTTTATTTTATTGCACACTGGACGCTGCCTTTTGCATATCCACTGTGCGTATTACTAATGCTTAGTGCCGTTGTTGCGCTATATTTCCACACCCCATCACTCCTCGCATTTGTCATTCCATTATGGTTTACCATCCCGTTAGCCAGTCTTGTGCTCAATCAGTATGTGAATATTCATTTCGCTGTTATCTGGAGCATTTTTTCACTGGCTCTCTATGGCGGACGTTTTATTTTGTTGCGTTGGTTTGAAGAAGCATGGCAACAAAATAAGTACAACAACCAGTTGATTCATCGCCTCGATGCATTAGCTCATCGCGATCCCTTAACTGGAGTGGCAAACCGACGAGCGTTGGATAGTATTTTACGCGATGCCGTCGAACAAAAGACGTCGTTCGTTTTAATTATGCTGGATGTCGATTTTTTTAAACGCTACAACGACACTTATGGGCACCCCGCTGGCGATCGTTGTCTGATACAAGTTGCCAACGCACTGCAACGTGCAATTCGCCAGCCCGAAGATGTAGTTACGCGCTATGGCGGTGAAGAGTTTGCCATTATTCTTTTCAATGCGGGCTTGCAGGAAGCCGAAGCGATAGCAGCCAGAGTTAAGCAAGAACTTAAACTGGCGGCTATCCCGCATCAGGCATCTGCTGTTAGTGCATTTGTTACGGTTAGTCAGGGGATTGCCTGTTCTGCTCCTGCAAAAACGGCTGAACAAATAGTTGCTGATGCCGATGCCGCGTTATATCGGGCGAAAGAAAATGGGCGAAATCGGTGGGCTAAATAACTCTATTCCGCTGACATCAACAAACTTATAGGGAATATCAGCCAAAGTCAGCATCAGTTCACTCATGGTGGAACCCCATACACCTTAATCATATTTCCCCCACACAGCGTTAAAGCTTAAGTGTAGGTCAGTAAACAGGGCGGCCAGGACTAAGATTTGTCATTTTTTCAGCAATCCTTTTAATCCCCACTCAACTTGTAAGGGGATATTTTGCATCGTTTATCGATAACAGGTAGGATGCTGCGCCGATAGTTTTATACCCATAAAGAATAATGGTAATAACTGTCATCGCCAGGATGAATAAACATTGTTCATGGCGGCTTATAAGACTTTTTCAACGAAGCAATCAGGGAGAGCAATGAGTAAACACGACACCGACACTTCAGATCAACACGCCGCGAAACGCCGCTGGCTTAATGCCCATGAAGAGGGTTATCACAAAGCGATGGGTAATCGCCAGGTGCAGATGATCGCCATTGGCGGCGCGATTGGGACTGGTTTGTTTTTAGGCGCGGGTGCCCGACTGCAAATGGCCGGCCCGGCACTGGCACTGGTCTATTTAATCTGCGGCCTGTTTTCGTTTTTTATTTTGCGTGCGTTGGGTGAGTTGGTATTACATCGCCCTTCCAGTGGTAGTTTTGTCTCTTATGCGCGTGAATTTTTGGGAGAGAAAGCCGCTTATGTTGCCGGCTGGATGTACTTCATCAACTGGGCGATGACCGGGATTGTCGATATCACCGCCGTCGCACTGTATATGCATTACTGGGGCGCGTTTGGCGGCGTGCCGCAATGGGTATTTGCGCTCGCTGCGCTGACCATCGTTGGCACCATGAATATGATTGGTGTGAAATGGTTCGCAGAGATGGAGTTCTGGTTTGCGCTGATTAAAGTGCTCGCCATTGTGACCTTTTTGGTCGTGGGTACAGTGTTCCTCGGTAGCGGTCAGCCGCTGGATGGCAACACCACTGGCTTTCATTTAATTACCGATAATGGCGGATTCTTCCCGCACGGTTTGCTGCCTGCGCTGGTGTTAATTCAGGGCGTGGTATTTGCTTTTGCCTCCATCGAAATGGTCGGCACTGCCGCCGGAGAATGTAAAGATCCGCAGACTATGGTGCCAAAAGCAATTAACAGCGTGATTTGGCGTATTGGCCTGTTTTATGTCGGTTCCGTGGTGTTGCTAGTTATGTTATTGCCGTGGAGTGCGTATCAGGCCGGTCAAAGTCCTTTTGTGACCTTCTTCTCTAAACTCGGTGTGCCGTACATTGGTAGCATCATGAATATTGTGGTATTGACCGCTGCCCTCTCCAGCCTGAACTCTGGTCTGTACTGCACCGGGCGTATTCTGCGCTCGATGGCGATGGGCGGATCTGCGCCGGGTTTTATGGCGAAAATGAGTCGCCAGCATGTGCCGTATGCCGGGATTCTGGCGACGCTGGTTGTGTATGTCGTTGGCGTATTCCTCAATTATCTGGTGCCGTCGCGCGTATTTGAGATTGTCCTGAACTTCGCGTCATTGGGAATTATCGCCTCGTGGGCGTTTATCATTGTTTGTCAGATGCGCCTGCGTAAAGCCATCAAAGAAGGTAAAGCGGCAGATGTCAGTTTTAAACTGCCTGGCGCGCCCTTCACTTCCTGGCTGACATTACTGTTTTTACTGAGTGTTCTTGTGCTGATGGCGTTCGATTACCCGAACGGGACTTATACCATCGCGGCGCTGCCGATTATCGGTATTCTGCTGGTTATAGGCTGGTTTGGTGTGCGCAAACGCGTTGCTGAAATTCACAGCACTGCGCCAGTCGTCAAGGAAGATGAAGAACAACAGGAAATTGTGTTTAAGCCTGAAACGGCGAGTTAATTGCAAAATTGCCCGGCTACGTGCCGGGCAAATTCAAATTACTGACGAAGGTGCCGGATGCGGCGTGATAAAAGTCAGGCAAGTCACTCCATTTTCACCCTCGCCATATCTATTACAGCGCAATACGAATCACATCGTCCGGCTGAGTGGCTTCTTGCTGTTTAGTCGATTTTTGCTTCACGCTGACATACAGCGTTTTGCCATCGGCAGAAAGCGCCAGGCTGTTAGGATGGGTCGGCGTGTCGAACGTTTTCACCACTTTGTAGTTTTTCGCGTCAATCACACTGACTTTACCCGCCTGCCGATGCGTCACATAGGCTTCATTACGCGCCGGGTTAAACAACACAGCCAGGGATTCCGGTGCTGCTACCTTCGCCAGAATATTGCCGTTACGGGTATCGACCACCAGCACTTCTGCCGCTTTGGAGTCAGTGATAAACGCTCGCTGGTTGGCAGTATCGAGACTGATGTTGATAAAGAAATGCTCTTTGCCATCATCCAGCAGCTTTTTACGGCTCAGGATTTTGTTGTCGGCAGTGTCAATGGTAATCAGTTCACCATCGGCGTTAGTGGTATAGAGACGTTTGCCTTTGCTATCCAGCGCCAGGCCGGTGCTCATTTTACCGGTGTTCTGGATGGCGGTTTTCAGTTTGATATTCTCGCCATCAACCACCCAAATCACACTCTCTTTCCCAATACCGCTGATGTAAACAGTGTTCGTGGCATCGTCAGCAACCAGCTCACGTGGCTGCAGCGGACGCACCTCTTCTGTACGTTTGCGATCGTCCAGCACCAGACGCCCTTTCACTTCGCCCGTTTTGGCATCAATTGCCGTGACCGCACTGTTTACTGTGTTACCAAACCACAGCGTTTGCGTCGCGTTGTTGATAGTGGCACCAAACGGCTTGAGATCGTTATGGATCGCCTGAGTGACTTCCAGAGTCACCGGATCGAGACGATAAACCACACCGCCTTTGTCCAGTTTGCGGCTTTGCGAAGTGGCGAGCCACAGCGCGTTTTCTTGCTGGCTATAAGCCATTTCGTAGGCACCTTTACCTACCGCTTTACGCAGCATTTCTTCTGCGGCCTGCGTACTGAATGATGAAGCAACAAGCAATGAACCTAACAGTAATGAACCACGCAGGCGCGATGAAAACAGATGACGTAAATGCATGACGACTCCCTTTGATGAACCGATTTATAGCTGCTTCACAATGCTTCGTTGAGCATAATCTTCGTTACGCCCTTGTTATAAATGGGAATGGTAATCATTATTTTCTCAAATGTGGAGCATTTCTTGTTGTTACGACTACAATTTTCTCAATTGATTAACGTATTGTGCCGTTTCGTTTTCCATAAATTTACAAGTTTATTACCATTGAAGCGTTTTCCCATTCTTAACCTGGCTTTTTTCATGAAGATTTTTTCCGTCCGACAGACCGTTTTACCCGCACTGATTCTCCTTTCTCCTTCCACTTTTGCCGCTAATGAACAAACCATGATTGTTAGCGCCGCGCCGCAGGTAGTTTCTGAACTGGACACACCCGCTGCGGTAAGCGTGGTCGATGGCGAGGAGATGCGTCTGGCAAC
It encodes:
- the narW gene encoding nitrate reductase molybdenum cofactor assembly chaperone → MQILKVIGLLMEYPDELLWENKDDALALIRHDAPMLTDFTCDLLNAPLLDKQAEWCEVFDRGRTTSLLLFEHVHAESRDRGQAMVDLLAEYEKVGLQLNCRELPDYLPLYLEYLSVLPDNQAKEGLLNVAPILALLGGRLKQREAPWYPLFDALLHLAGSTLSSDSVTKQIRSEERDDTRQALDAVWEEEQVKFIEDNATACDSSPLNQYQRRFSQDVAPQYVDISAGGGK
- a CDS encoding flavin reductase family protein encodes the protein MSQFIPVELHHASRLLNHGPTVLITSFDEQSQRRNIMAAAWSMPVEFEPPRVAIVVDKSTWSRELIERSGMFGIVIPGVAATNWTWAVGSISGRDEDKFNCYGIPVVKGPVLGLPVVEKKCLAWMECRLLPATSAQEKYDTLFGEVVSAAADARVFVEGRWQFDDDKLNTLHHLGAGTFVTSGKRVTAG
- the pptA gene encoding tautomerase PptA; the encoded protein is MPHIDIKCFPRELDEQQKTALAAEITDVIIRHLNSKESSISIALHQIQPESWQAVWDAEIAPQMETLIKKPGYSM
- the narI gene encoding respiratory nitrate reductase subunit gamma, coding for MIQYLNVFFYDIYPYLCGTVFILGSWLRYDYGQYTWRASSSQMLDKRGMVLWSNLFHIGILGIFFGHLFGMLTPHWMYAWFLPVAVKQQMAMILGGICGVLTLIGGAGLLVRRLTNPRIRATSSGADILILAILLIQCILGLTTIPFSAQHPDGSEMMKLVGWAQSIVTFQGGASTHLDGVAYIFRVHLVLGMTIFLLFPFTRLVHVWSAPFEYFTRRYQIVRSRR
- the narH gene encoding nitrate reductase subunit beta — encoded protein: MKIRSQVGMVLNLDKCIGCHTCSVTCKNVWTGREGMEYAWFNNVETKPGIGYPKNWEDQEEWQGGWVRDVNGKIRPRLGSKMGVITKIFANPVIPQIDDYYEPFTFDYEHLHSAPEGKHIPTARPRSLIDGKRMDKVIWGPNWEELLGGEFEKRARDRNFEAMQKEMYGQFENTFMMYLPRLCEHCLNPSCVATCPSGAIYKREEDGIVLIDQDKCRGWRLCISGCPYKKIYFNWKSGKSEKCIFCYPRIESGQPTVCSETCVGRIRYLGVLLYDADRIEEAASTEREVDLYERQCEVFLDPHDPSVIEEALKQGIPQNVIEAAQRSPVYKMAMDWKLALPLHPEYRTLPMVWYVPPLSPIQSYADAGGLPKSEGVLPAIESLRIPVQYLANMLSAGDTGPVLRALKRMMAMRHYMRSQTVEGVTDTRAIDEVGLSVAQVEDMYRYLAIANYEDRFVIPTSHREMAGDAFGERNGCGFTFGDGCHGSDTKFNLFNSSRIDAIDITEVRNKAEGE
- a CDS encoding PhzF family isomerase, with product MKPQIYHVDAFTSQPFRGNSAGVVFPADNLSEAQMQLIARELGHSETAFLLRSDDSDVHIRYFTPMVEVPICGHATVAAHYVRSKVLGLGNCTVWQTSLAGKHRVTIEKQNGDYRISLEQGTPGFEPPLEGEARAAIINALHLTEDDILPGLPIQVATTGHSKVMIPLKPEVDIDALSPDLAALTAISKQIGCNGFFPFQIRPGKNETDGRMFSPAIGIVEDPVTGNANGPMGAWLVHHNVLPHDGNVLRVKGHQGRALGRDGVIDVTVTIRDNQPEKVTISGTAVILFHAEWAIDL
- the nhoA gene encoding N-hydroxyarylamine O-acetyltransferase, with translation MTPILNHYFARIRWTGAAAVNIDTLRALHLKHNCTIPFENLDVLLPREIQLDDQSLEEKLVTARRGGYCFEQNGVFERVLRELGFNVRSLLGRVVLSNPPSLPPRTHRLLLVELEGEQWIADVGFGGQTLTAPIRLVPDIAQTTPHGEYRLLQEGDNWVLQFNHHQHWQSMYRFDLCEQQQSDYVMGNFWSAHWPQSHFRHHLLMCRHLPDGGKLTLTNFHFTHYENGHAVDQRNLSDVASLYAVMQEQFGLGVDDAKHGFTVDELALVMAAFDTHPEAGK